The following coding sequences lie in one Apium graveolens cultivar Ventura chromosome 1, ASM990537v1, whole genome shotgun sequence genomic window:
- the LOC141665287 gene encoding putative receptor-like protein kinase At5g18500, whose protein sequence is MGTDLNEELSKKTGVFGLQLWELIAIIMGLFIIVILLVTAFLFTSRKKPRKITEIIPLSRIPPVSKEIKEVKVEKVSPNQFVPREGILLTIHDKASDIEADKVMVHLGMGKKKNGDHNSSQGSVNHLDKDGYRSNSGEGSSGTFPVDKPSSSHQLTAPSPLTGLPEFSHLGWGHWFTLRDLEVATNRFSKDNVIGEGGYGVVYRGRLVNGSSVAIKKLFNNLGQAEKEFSVEVEAIGHVRHKNLVRLLGYCIEGTHRMLVYEYVNNGNLEQWLRGAMCQQGYLTWEARMKVLLSTAKALAYLHEAIEPKVVHRDIKSSNILIDDEFSAKVSDFGLAKLLGSGKSHVTTRVMGTFGYVAPEYANTGLLNERSDVYSFGVLLLEAITGRDPVDYGRPAQEINLVEWLKMMVGSRRSDEVVDPNIETRPSTRALKRALLTALRCVDPDSKKRPKMSQVVRMLESEEYPIPREERRHRRSQAGSAEIESYDTDRSDNPDPRSASKRVT, encoded by the exons ATGGGTACTGATCTTAATGAGGAATTGTCAAAGAAAACAGGAGTTTTTGGCCTCCAGCTCTGGGAACTTATTGCGATCATAATGGGATTATTTATTATAGTTATTCTACTGGTAACAGCATTCCTTTTTACATCGAGAAAGAAACCTAGAAAAATAACAGAAATTATTCCTCTTAGCCGAATCCCTCCTGTTTCTAAGGAAATTAAAGAAGTAAAAGTTGAAAAAGTTTCTCCAAATCAATTTGTTCCACGAGAAGGGATTCTTCTCACTATTCATGATAAAGCTAGTGATATTGAAGCCGATAAAGTTATGGTCCATCTGGGAATGGGCAAAAAGAAGAACGGAGATCATAACAGCAGTCAAGGTTCTGTCAATCATCTCGATAAAGATGGTTATAGGTCAAATTCTGGAGAAGGGAGTTCTGGTACATTTCCTGTAGATAAGCCATCCTCTTCGCATCAACTGACTGCCCCTTCTCCTTTGACCGGTCTGCCTGAATTTTCTCACTTGGGTTGGGGTCACTGGTTTACATTAAGAGACCTTGAAGTTGCCACAAACCGATTTTCAAAGGATAATGTTATTGGTGAAGGTGGCTATGGAGTTGTTTATAGAGGTCGTTTGGTTAATGGGAGCTCGGTAGCAATTAAAAAACTCTTCAACAACTT GGGACAAGCGGAGAAAGAATTTAGTGTTGAGGTTGAAGCCATTGGCCATGTGCGCCATAAAAATTTGGTACGATTGTTGGGATACTGCATTGAAGGAACCCATAG GATGTTAGTCTATGAATATGTCAACAATGGAAATTTAGAACAATGGTTACGTGGGGCTATGTGCCAGCAAGGATATCTTACTTGGGAGGCTAGAATGAAGGTTCTTCTTAGCACAGCTAAAGC TCTTGCATACCTGCATGAAGCAATTGAGCCAAAAGTGGTACACCGAGATATAAAGTCCAGCAATATATTGATTGATGATGAGTTCAGTGCCAAGGTTTCTGATTTTGGTCTGGCGAAGCTGCTTGGGTCTGGAAAAAGTCATGTTACAACCCGTGTCATGGGAACATTTGG GTACGTAGCTCCAGAATATGCAAATACGGGCCTTCTGAATGAAAGGAGTGATGTGTACAGCTTTGGGGTGTTGCTTTTAGAAGCAATCACTGGCAGAGACCCTGTGGATTATGGCCGTCCTGCTCAAGAG ATAAATTTAGTAGAGTGGCTAAAAATGATGGTTGGAAGTAGGCGTTCGGATGAAGTAGTGGATCCAAATATTGAAACAAGGCCATCTACAAGAGCCCTAAAACGAGCTCTTTTAACTGCTTTGCGGTGTGTTGATCCAGATTCTAAGAAGAGACCGAAGATGAGCCAAGTTGTTCGTATGCTTGAATCAGAAGAATATCCAATACCAAGAGAG GAACGAAGGCACCGGAGAAGTCAAGCAGGTAGTGCGGAGATTGAATCCTATGACACTGACAGAAGTGATAATCCAGATCCAAGATCAGCTAGCAAAAGAGTTACGTAG